The following is a genomic window from Bosea sp. RAC05.
GGGCGAGCGAGAGGTCCCGGGCCGTCCCGATGCCCTTCTCGAACATGTTGCCGAGGCGGAACTGCGCCGGGGCGAGGCCGGCGACGGCGGCCCGCTCGAACAGGCGCAGCGCCAGCTTTGGGTCGCGCGAGGCGGCGGGGCCATCGGCCGCGCGGCTGGCGAGCTCGTAGACGGCGCGGGCATCGCCATCGAGGGCGGCCTTGCGCATGCCGGCGGTTCCCAGCGTCGGCGGCAGGTCGCCCACATTGGTCGCGGCCTGCACGGGCTCTGCCGAAACCTGCGCCTTTGCTTCGGGCGCCGCGGGCTGGGTGGTCGACCCCGTCACCTCGGCGGCCGGCGGTGTGGCAGCGGCGAGCGCGGCTGGCTGCGCGGCGGTGGACGCCGGCGGCAGGGCGGAGGACTGGTCCTTGGCCGGAGGCGTGGCGTCCTCGCGAGGCGTGATCGGGCTCTGGACGGCTTCGCCCGTCGCAGCCGTGCGCGGGCCCTTCAGGGCGTTGGTGACGAGATGGGCCGTGCCGAGGGCGAGGACGAGCGCAGCCAGGCCGAGCAGGAGCGGGCGCTTGCGCTTCTCCATGATCTCCTTGAGCCGGCCGCCGCTCTTGGCGGAGCATCCGGACGCGGACGGCCCGAGCCCGGCTCGAGCGGCACGTCGAGCGCCGCGCTGAGCGGGTTGGTCGCGGCAGCGGCCGCAGCCGGCGCGGCGGGCGCTTCGCTTTTCGGCTGGGGCGCGCGCTCGGGCGCGGCGATCCGGTCGTCCAGGGCGACGCTCATGCCGGCGGGCATGGCGGCGGGGGGCATCGTGGGCGCCTTGCCGGCGGCCCGCTCGGCCGCGGCGATGCGGGGCGGCATCGGCGTGCGTGCGGGCTGGGACGCGGCGGCCTGCCGGTCGGCGACCAGCTCGGCCTCGAGGCTGGAGAGCCGGGAGATGATCGTCTCCAGGGTCTGGTGGACGGCGCCGATCGCATCCTGCGTCTCGCGCCCGGTCGAGGCATGGCTCTCCTGCAGGCCGGAGAGCAGCGTCCCCAGCTCGGCGATGCCGCTCTGGGCCGGCGCGGCCTTGCCGAGATGGTCGGACATCGCGGCGCGCGCGGCACGTTCGGCCGCTTCGGTCGTCTCCTCGCGCAGGGAGCGCAGATGGGTGACGAGATCCTGCAGCGTCCGCTCCATGCCGGTTTCGGCGGAGCGGGTCGCAGCGGCGGCGTCGAGCCGCTGCGCCAGGCCGGAGATCTGCTGTTCGAGTGCGTCGAAGGAGCCGCTGTCGGCGCCGGGGCGCCCCGCCTCGTCGATCTTGTCGGCGAGGTTGCGCAGCATCTCCTCGACCGGCCTGAGGTCGACCGGCGCGACCTGGACGGCCTGTCCGTCGGCGACGAGATGGGCGAGGCTGCTCGAGGCGGCGAGGTTCTCGATGCGGCCGGCCAGCGCCTCGATCTGGCGAGTGACCGCGGTCGGACCCTTTTCCGCCAGCGCCTCGATCCGGGCCTGCAGCGCGTCGATCCTGTCCTCGATCTGGCGATCGGAGCGGGGGTCGGAGGAGCGTGCGTCGATCTTGCTCGCGAGGCTGTCGATCTGCCGCGACAGCGCCGAGAGAGGCTCCAGATCCTGCGCCCGCGCCTGGCCGCGATCGCTCAGGATCGCGTCGCGAATATCGTCGATCGCCGCCGTCAGCCCGTGCAGGTCGCGTCCGTCGGAGCGGCTGTCGCGCAGCCGGCCGATCTCGTGTGACAGGGCCGAAACCTGGTGCGACAGTTCCCCGAGCCGGGCCTCGTTGCCGCTGGTCGAGAGGATGTCGCGCAGTTCCGCGATGTCCCGCTGCAGCGGGACGAGCAGGGTGCGGTCTCCGCCACGGGCCGTCAGCGCATCGACCTTGGCGGCGAGATGGGCGATCTCCAGTTCGAAGCGCTGGAAGCTCTCGCCGGAGCGGTCCTGGGCCAGGCGCTGGACCTCGGATTCGATCCGCGCCAGCGGCTTCAGGATCGGCTCGAGCCGGTCGCGCGGATCGAGACGGTCGAGGCGAGATCCCAGCGCGGCGATCATCGTTTCGATCTGGTCGAGATGCGCGTCGCGGGCGGGCTCGGGCATCCGCACCGGGGCCGTCGGACGCTCGGTCCGGGCGGTGACCGGCGCCAGGCGCGCACTGAGTTCGCGCAGATCGTTGCGCAGCGCCGAAATCCGGCTCTCGGGGCCGCCGGCGGGCTGGATCGGGGCCGCCTCGTCCTGATCGAGCATGCGCTGGCGCGTGCGGATATCGGTGACGGCGGCGGCGAGGCCCTCCCGGCTGAAGGCGAGGCGCGGGGCGGGTTCCGTGCGGACGCCGCCACGGGCCGGCTCGGCGGCCCGCCGCTCGAACTCGGCCAGGCGGTCGCCCATCGTCTTGATCGCCTCGGCGATGACGCTGGTCGCGCGATCCTGGCGCTCGGCTGCGGCACGCTCGCCCGAGCTCATGCGCTTTTCGGCCGTCTCGATCCAGCGCGCGATCGAATCCAGCGCGCCGACCGTCTTGGCGCTCGACTCGCGGGTCATCCGCTCGACCTGCGACGCCTGTGCGATCAGAGCCTCGATCTCGCTGCGGGACGGCTGGTCGGCCTCGCGATGGCCGTGAGCGGCCTGCTGCGGGGCGGTGTCCATCTGGCCCTGGGACAGGCGCGCGAGGCGCTCGGACAGGGCGGCGATGTCGAGCTGCTCCGGCGGGCTCGGCTCCGAGGGGGTCTCTTCGCGCAGCTTATGGTCCAGCCACTCGCCCAGCGTCATGCCGGCGCGCCGGGCCGCTGCCTTCGCGGCGTCGCGGGTGCGGGGATCGACGCCCTTCACGCTCCAGGGCAAGCTAGTGGCCATGATGACGCTCGCCTAAGGGGCTCTCTGTCCTCGATCGGAAGGCGCAGGCCCCTGAACTGCCACGGCTTCCTGCGGTTCGGCGACACCTGAAGATTACGTTGCCGCAAGCCGGGCGCCGATCCGCAAGCCCGACCTTTTCGCCGGCGTGGTAAACAGCGGGTTAAGATTCCGGCCCCATCGGTTAATTTTTCGCGAACACCGTCGCTCGATTCGGCTCCGTTGCGTCCGGCTAACGGTAACTTACCTGAGGGAAGCTGCTCATTACCTGACGCAAGGACAGCTCGCTCGCTATGGTATGGGTAGTCAATGATTGCCGCCGACTCGGCCGGTGACGCTCCCTTCATTCAAGGATTGAACCCGATGTCTCGCCACAGCTCAGCTCTGGCTGCTACCGTCTTGGCCGATGGCCGCACCGCCCCGACCGCGATCGACACCGACCAGTCCGGTGGCTTCACCATCAGCGATCTCGCCCGCGACTTCGGCGTCACGCTGCGCACGCTGCGCTTCTACGAATCGCGCGGCCTGATCGCCCCGGCCCGCTCGGGCATGACGCGCATCTATTCCAGCCGCGATCGCGCCCGGTTGGCGCTGATTCTCAAGGGCAAGCAGCTCGGCTTCACCCTGGTCGAGATCCGGGCCATGCTGGCCAATGAGGACAAGAAGGGCGGCGAGACCAGTGCGGCCTCGGTCGGCGGCCTCCAGCTCAGCCGCGAGCAGGTTCTCGAGCAGCTTGAACTGCTGCGGACCCAGCGCGCCGAGATCGACGATGCGATCGCGGAGCTGGAAGCCTCCGCCGCCCGCTTCGCCAAGGCCTGAACCGCGACCCGGGGCGAGGCTCCGGACAGCACGCCATCCGGCTCCTGATCGTCTGAACGCCCCGACCTCCGGTCGGGGCGTTTTTCGTCATGCGCGGGCAAGCTCCCGCGCACAAAAACGCGAGCCCGCGTTGCCAAGCAGGTGGAGATAGTTTATATGTAAACAATCAAGCCGCCTCAAGTCGGCGGCCGCGCGATGCGAGGGAGGAACACCATGCCGGTCTACAAGGCACCCGTCGAAGACACGCTGTTTCTGCTGAACGACGTTTTCGCCATCGAGCGCTACAACAACCTCCCGGGCTTCGCCGACGCGACACCGGACGTGATCGAGGCCGTTCTCGGCGAGGGCGCCAAACTCTGCGAGGAGGTCCTTCAGCCGCTGAACCTGTCGGGCGACAAGGAGGGCTGCACCCGCCACGCCGATGGCCGCGTCTCCACACCGAAGGGCTTCAAGGCGGCCCACGAGGCCTATGCCCAGGGCGGCTGGATCGGGCTGGCCATGGATCCCGACTATGGCGGCCAGGGCCTGCCCTACACGCTGGGCGCCGTGATGAACGAATTCTCCTCCTCGGCGAACATGGCCTTCGCGATGTATCCCGGCCTGACCATGGGCGCGATCGCCGCGCTCAACGTCCACGGCTCGGACGAGCAGAAGCGCACCTATCTGCCCAAGATGATCGAGGGCGTGTGGTCGGGCACGATGAACCTGACCGAGCCGCATTGCGGCACCGATCTCGGCCTGATCAAGACCAAGGCCGTGCCCAATGGTGACGGCTCCTATTCCATCACCGGCACCAAGATCTTCATCTCGGCCGGCGAGCAGGACATCACCGAGAACATCATCCACCTCGTGCTCGCCCGCATCGAGGGCGCGCCCGCCGGCGTCAAGGGCATCTCGCTCTTCGTCGTGCCGCGCAACGCGATCGGCGCGGACGGGTCGGTGGGCGAGAACAACCACGTCTCCTGCGGCTCGATCGAGCACAAGATGGGCATTCACGGCAACGCCACCTGCGTCATGAACTATGACGGGGCGAAGGGCTGGCTCATCGGCACCGAGAACAAGGGCCTCAACGCCATGTTCGTGATGATGAACGAGGCCAGGCTCGGCGTCGCCATCCAGGGGCTGGCCCAGTCCGAGGTCGCCTACCAGAACGCCGTCGCCTATGCGAAGGACCGTATCCAGGGCCGCTCGCTGACCGGCGCCAAGAACCCCGACAAGGCCGCCGACCCGATCATCGTCCATCCCGACGTGCGCCGCACGCTGATGTCGATCAAGGCCTTCAACGAGGCGGCGCGCGCCTTCGTGCTCTGGAACGCGCTGAAGTCGGACATCGCCCACCGCTCGGGCGACGAAGCCGAGCGCCAGGCCGCCGACGACCAGCTCGGCTTGATGACCCCGGTGCTGAAGGGCGTGCTGACCGATGTCGGCTTCGACAATGCGGTGAAGGCGCAGCAGATGTTCGGCGGCCATGGCTACATCGCCGAATGGGGCATGGAGCAGTTCGTGCGCGATGCCCGCATCGCCATGATCTACGAGGGTGCCAACGGCGTGCAGGCGATGGATCTCGTCGGCCGCAAGCTCGGCCGCGACGGCGGCCGCGCCATCATGGCCTTCTTCAACGAGGTCGGCGGCTTCCTGAAGGACAACGGCGAGGACGAGGCGCTGAAGCCCCTGCTCGCGCCGCTCGCCGCCTCGCTCGGCCATCTCCAGCAGGCGACGATGTGGTTCATGAACAACGCGCTCGCCAAGCCCGACAATGCCGGCGCCGGCGCGACCGACTACATGCACCTGCTCGGCCTCGTCTCCCTCGGCTATATGTGGGCCAAGATGGCCAAGGTCGCGCAGGATAAGCTCAAGGCCGGCGCCAATGGCGCGACCGAGCGCATGAACACCAAGCTCGTCACGGCCCGCTTCTTCATGGAGCGCAGCCTGCCCGAGACGGCGGCGCATCTGGCGCGGATCACCAGCGGCGCCGACTCGACGATGGCGCTGAGCGCCGAGCAGTTCTGACAATGTCAGGAATGACAAACATCGAGCTCAAGGAAGCGGTGTACAAAGCCGTCGCTTCAAAAGGTGGCAAGGCCACTTTGATCGATGTCGCTCGCTACATTTGGCACAACCATGAAGCCGATCTCCGGGCGTCCGGCGATCGGTTCTACAAGTGGCAGTACGAGATGCGGTGGGCCGCAAACGTCTTGAGAACTGAAGGCAGGTTCGAGGCAGCCGAAGACAGCCCGAGGGGTGTCTGGGTTATCCGAAAATAACAGCCCGGGAGAAAACCATGGCAGACGCCTACATCTACGACCATGTCCGCACGCCGCGCGGCAAGGGCAAGGCCGACGGCTCGCTGCACGAGGTCACCGCGATCGAGCTCGGCACGACGACGCTGCGCGCGCTCCGGGACCGCAACGGCCTCGACACCAAGCTGGTCGAGGATGTCGTCTTCGGCTGCGTCGATCCCGTCGGCGAGGCCGGCGCCGACATCGCCCGCACGGTCGCCCTCAAGGCCGGCTACGGCAAGGAGGTGCCGGGAATCCAGATCAACCGCTTCTGCGCCTCGGGGCTGGATGCGGTGAACCTCGCCGCCGCGCAGGTGATGTCGGGCCAGAAGGAGATGGCGATCGGCGGCGGCGTCGAAAGTATGAGCCGCGTCGGCATGGGCGCCTCGGGTTTCGGCATCGCGGTCGATCCTTCCGTCGCCATCGACACCTATTTCATGCCGCAGGGCATCTCGGCCGATCTGATCGCGACGAAATACGGTTTCTCGCGTGACGATGTCGACGCCTATGCCGTGCGCTCGCACAAGCGCGCCCACGCCGCCTGGGAGGCCGGGCGCTTCAAGAACTCGGTCATCCCGGTCACCGACGTCAACGGCCTGACCATCCTCGCCCGCGACGAGACGATCCGCCCCGGCACCGACATGCAGGCGCTCGCCGCACTGAAGGCTTCCTTCGTCCAGATGGGCGAGATGGGCGGGTTCGACGCTGTCGCGACGGCGGCTCATCCCGATGTCGAGTTCGTCAACCACGTCCACCATGCCGGCAACTCCTCGGGCATCGTCGATGGCGCAGCCGCCGTGCTCGTCGGCTCGAAGAAGGGCGGCAAGGCTGCAGGGCTGAAGCCCCGCGCCCGCATCCGCGCCTTCGCCACCGTCGGCTCGGATCTCGCGCTGATGCTGACCGGCCCGGTCGACGTCACCGAGCTCGTGCTGCGCAAGGCCGGTATGACCACCAGGGACATCGACCTGTTCGAGCTGAACGAGGCCTTCTCCTCGGTCGTGCTGCGCTTCCAGCAGGCCTTCGACATCGACGACGCCATCCTGAACGTGAATGGCGGCGCCATCGCCATGGGCCACCCGCTCGGCGCGACCGGCGCGATGATCCTCGGCACCGTGCTCGACGAGCTGGAGCGCACGGACAAGAACACCGCCCTGGTGACGCTCTGCGTCGCCGCCGGCATGGGCGTCGCCACCATCATCGAGCGGGTGTAAAATGACACGTCCACAAGATGTGAATTCGCCCCGCCGACAATGGACGCTGCAGAACGTTCTAATCAACGGCGGCGATCGATTAAACCACGACTCTTTGGCCACAGGTTATTGGTCAGAAGAGCCAAGGTTGGCTTCTCGCTGGGATCAAACATTGACCAGCACGAAGGGGAACCCTTTTTCGCGAGTCCCTACCTGGTACATTTTGCCTCCTTGGATGGAGCAAGCGGTACTCGACGAAGCTCGGAAGGCCAAAAAGATTACGGATCAACAATTTGCCGAGGCTGTGAAATTCCTTGGCTCTAGGGGGGCAAAATGAACCTCACCAATTTCCGCTTCGAGACCGATTCCGACGGCATCGCCACCGCGACTTGGGACATGCCGGGCCGCTCGATGAACGTCATCACGCCCGAGCTGATGGCCGAGATCGACCAGATCATCGACACGGTGGCCTCGACCGAGGCGATCAAGGGCTGCGTCATCACCTCCGGCAAGGAGGCCTTTTCCGGCGGCGCCGACCTGACCATGCTGCAGGGCCTGCGCGACCTCTACATTCGCCTGACGAAGGAGAAGGGCGAGCCCGTCGCGATGCAGTCCTTCTTCGACGAGAGCCGCAAGCTCTCGCTGCTCTACCGCAAGCTCGAAACCTGCGGGAAACCATTCGCCGCCGCGATCCACGGCGTCTGCCTCGGTGGCGCCTTCGAACTCGCGCTCGCCTGCCAGTACCGCGTCGTCTCCGACGATGCCTCGACCCGCGTCGGCCTGCCCGAGATCAAGGTCGGGCTCTTCCCCGGCGCCGGCGGCACCCAGCGCGTCGCCCGGCTGATGCAGACGGGCGATGCCCTGCAGATGATGTTCAAGGGCGAGCAGGTGAAGGCGCTGCCGGCCCGCAACACCGGCCTTGTCCATGCCGTCGTCCCGCGCGATCAGCTCGTGGCCAACGCCAAGGAGTGGCTCAAGGCCAACCCGACTGCGACCGCGCCCTGGGACCAGAAGGGCTTCAAGCTGCCCTCCAACAAGGTCCATTCGCCGGCCGGCATGCAGATCTGGCCGCCCGCCAACGCGATCTATCGCCGCGAGACCAACGACAACTACCCGGCCGCCCGCGCCATCCTCTCCGCGGTTTATGAGGGCCTGCAGCTGCCGATCGACCTCGGGCTGAAGGTCGAGAGCCGCTACTTCGCCAAGATCCTGCGGACGAAGGAGGCGGCCTCGATGATCCGCTCGCTCTTCGTCTCGATGCAGGAGCTCAACAAGGGCGCGCGCCGCCCGGCCGATCTCCCGCCGAGCAAGCTGAAGAAGGTCGGCGTCGTCGGCGCGGGCTTCATGGGCGCCGGCATCGCCTATGTCACGGCCCAGGCAGGTCTCGAGGTCGTGCTGGTCGACCGCGACCAGGAGGCCGCCGACAAGGGCAAGGCCTATTCGCACAAGCTCGTCTCCGACCAGATCATGAAGGGCCGCGCCAAGACGGCCGACCGCGACGCGGTGCTCGGGCGCATCACGGCGACCGCCGACTATACAGCGCTCAAGGGCTGCGACCTCGTCGTCGAGGCCGTCTTCGAGGATCCCAAGGTCAAGGCCGAGGTCATCGCCAAGGTCGAAGCCGCCGTCGGGCCGAAGACCATCTTTGGCTCCAACACCTCGACGCTGCCGATCACCGGGCTGGCCACCACGAGCCAGCGGCCGCAGAACTTCATCGGCATCCATTTCTTCTCGCCGGTCGAGAAGATGCTGCTGGTCGAGGTCATCATGGCCAGGAAGACCGGCAAGAAGGCGCTCGCCATGGCGCTCGACTTCGTCCGTGCCATCAAGAAGACGCCGATCGTCGTCAACGATACGCGCGGTTTCTACGCCAACCGCTGCGTCGGCAATTATCTGCGCGAAGGCCATCTCATGCTGATGGAAGGCGTGCCGCCGGCGATGATCGAGGCGGCCGGCAAGCAGGCCGGCATGCCGGTCGGCCCGCTCTCGCTCAATGACGAGGTTGCGGTCGATCTCGCCTTCAAGGTGCTGAAGGCGACGAAGGCCCAACTCGGCGAGGGCGCCGTCGATCCGGCGCAGGAGAAGCTGCTCTCCGACATGGTCGAGAAGCACGGCCGCCTCGGCCGGAAAAACCGCAAGGGCTTCTACGACTATCCGGAAGCCGGGCCCAAGCGCCTCTGGCCGGGGCTGGCCGATCTCGTCGGCAAGCGTCTGGCGCCGGAACAGGTCGACATGCAGGAACTGCAGCACCGTCTTCTGGTGACGCAGGCGCTGGAGGCGGCCCGCACCTATGAGGAGGGCGTCGTCACCGATCCGCGCGAGGCCGATGTCGGCTCGATCATCGGCTTCGGCTTCGCGCCCTATTCGGGCGGCACGCTCTCCTTCATCGACAACATGGGCGCGGCCGCCTTCGTGAAGCTCTGCGAGAGCCTGGCGAAGAAGCATGGCGAGCGCTTCAGGCCCAACCGGCAGCTCAAGCGCATGGCCAAGACCGGCGAGAGCTATTACGGCGCCGCCGCCGCGAAGGCCGCAGCCAGGGCTGCCTGAGGCGGCCTTGGCGATCCGGCCGATCCTCCGCTTCCCCGATCCGCGCCTGCGCGCGGTCGCGGAACCGGTCGAGCGCTTCGACGGCGAGCTGCGCCAGCTCGCCGCTGATCTGCTGGAGACGATGCGTGCCGCGCCCGGCGTCGGCATCACCGCGCCCCATATCGGCGTGCCCCTGCGGCTCGTCGTGCTGGAGCTGACGCCCGGCGACGTCCGGACCTACGCCAACCCGCAGCTCCTCTGGGCCTCTCCGGAGACGAGCCGCGCCAACGAAGGCAGCGTCTCGATGCCCGGCGTCACCGAGGAGGTCGAGCGGCCGGCGAAAATCCGCCTCACTTGGAGCGATCTCGACGGCACCGCCCATGAAGAAGAGGCCGAAGGCTTCCTCGCCACCTGCCACCAGCACGAAATCGACCAGCTCGACGGCATCTTCTGGCTCCAGCGCCTCTCGCGGCTGAAGCGCGAACGGGTGGTGGCGCGATATGGGAAGCTGCAGAGGGGGTAGGCAGGCGGCCTCCTGACAGACTCCTGCTCTGCTGCCGTTATCTTCTGGGACGAAGGGCGGGAGCGGATCGCATGAACACACTGGTCGAATACATGTATCGCGACGCCTCCAACTACAAACAGCTCGGCGCTTTTGTTCTGCGGGGCGAGTTCGATATCTCGGCCGTGCAAGAGTGGCTATGGGACGCGGAGTTCTTCATCCCTGAGCGCGTCGGGGTGAAGTCACTGGTGCCAGCTGAGAAGACGGTCGACGACCACTATCTGCATACACTTGAAACAACGAGAAGTGTCGACGATCCGTCTGCGCTCATGAGCGCGGAATTGTTCATCGAGAGATTCAAGCGCGCTGCGGCCGAAGGTTGGTTCCACGAGAACCTCTCTGGCTCGGAGCATCAGTCCACCTTAGCTGAAGGCCGAAAAACCGGCTTGATAAATCCGGTTTGGGGCAAATGAGCTCCGGCTCAACCCTTGAACACATGATTGCGATGATGCTCGATGAAGGACCGATGCGGCAGCGCGGCCTCGTCGCGTGGCGTCAACAGCGGCTTGCCGTGTTGCACCAAGCCGGCGAGGGCATCGGGAATGAGCTTCGGTGGTGCAATCAGGGACAAATCATCCGCGATCGAGATCAGGCCACGGTCAAAGAGCCAGTGAACTGTTCCCGATAGGGCCAAGCCATTCCGGATCGAGTCAGGCCCATTTGATGCAACCGGCATGATGTGGGCCGCCTGGACCTCGGGTCGCCCGCCCCCGTTGATCAGCCGCAGGCCTGTCACGGCGCAGCGGTTGTCATAGGCGAGGCGAACATGGCGACGAAAACTCTCCTCGCGAAAAGGCCGGCTGATCAGCGACTGAACGATCGGACGTTCATACGGTGCCTGCTCCGTGTCGGAGAAGCCAAAGTCGGCGAGGTTTGTCCGAGCTGGCTCGTACCCCGAAATGCTTGCGTAGCCAGCCGCAATTATCGCAGCGAACTCATGCTCAGGTAACAGCCGGACCGATCGGCCAAAGGCGCCTTTGCTGGTTTTACCGTCTTCCCGCATAAGGGCAGACTCGTAATATCCTCCAGCTTCTTTGAATGGAACTGGTCGGTCGAAGTCTAAGAAATCATCAACAAAACCATAGAAATGATCGGCTAAAATCGGGTCTGGTTCTATATGCGTTAGTCTCGCAAAGGCAAAATACGCCTGCCTTCCGCTTGCAGGGCGTTCAGAAGATCCTGAGCGTCGTGGCTCGTAGTAGACGATCATGTCGCCAACCGCGGCCTCCGCTTGGCCTCGGTAGGCCTGTTGGAAATGATACTGCTTTTCCGGAACATCATCGTAGTCCGGAGAGACACGGGTCATGAAAACGGCTTTTACCATCGACGCTTATGTAACCTAGTCGGTCGTCTAGTGCCAACAATTCGATGTCCCGAGCATCCACGTCTTGAACACAGGTCTCGCCGAAGGAAGACGTGGATGGTCGGGACAAGCCCGACCATGACGTCATGGCACGGCTTGCGCCGACTGCGCCTTACCCCGCCACGGCCCTGATCACCCGGCGCGTCTTCTCGACGATCTCGCCGATCTGGTCTTCGGTCACGATCAGCGGCGGGGTCAGCGCGATCGTGTCGCCGGTGATGCGGATCATCAGCCCTTCCTCGTGGAAGGCGTGCTCCATCGCCGCATAGCCACGCTTGCCGACGCCCTCGGGCCGCGAGGCGAGGTCGATGCCGGCGACGAGCCCGAGCGTGCGGATGTCGAGCACGTTGGGCTCCTCCTTCAGCTCCATGATCGCATCGGCCCAGAGCGGCTCCAGCGTCTTCGCCCGCTCGAACAGGCCCTCGTCGCGATAGATGTCGAGCGTCGCCAGCGAAGCCGCC
Proteins encoded in this region:
- a CDS encoding HNH endonuclease, whose amino-acid sequence is MTRVSPDYDDVPEKQYHFQQAYRGQAEAAVGDMIVYYEPRRSGSSERPASGRQAYFAFARLTHIEPDPILADHFYGFVDDFLDFDRPVPFKEAGGYYESALMREDGKTSKGAFGRSVRLLPEHEFAAIIAAGYASISGYEPARTNLADFGFSDTEQAPYERPIVQSLISRPFREESFRRHVRLAYDNRCAVTGLRLINGGGRPEVQAAHIMPVASNGPDSIRNGLALSGTVHWLFDRGLISIADDLSLIAPPKLIPDALAGLVQHGKPLLTPRDEAALPHRSFIEHHRNHVFKG
- a CDS encoding acetyl-CoA C-acetyltransferase, with product MADAYIYDHVRTPRGKGKADGSLHEVTAIELGTTTLRALRDRNGLDTKLVEDVVFGCVDPVGEAGADIARTVALKAGYGKEVPGIQINRFCASGLDAVNLAAAQVMSGQKEMAIGGGVESMSRVGMGASGFGIAVDPSVAIDTYFMPQGISADLIATKYGFSRDDVDAYAVRSHKRAHAAWEAGRFKNSVIPVTDVNGLTILARDETIRPGTDMQALAALKASFVQMGEMGGFDAVATAAHPDVEFVNHVHHAGNSSGIVDGAAAVLVGSKKGGKAAGLKPRARIRAFATVGSDLALMLTGPVDVTELVLRKAGMTTRDIDLFELNEAFSSVVLRFQQAFDIDDAILNVNGGAIAMGHPLGATGAMILGTVLDELERTDKNTALVTLCVAAGMGVATIIERV
- a CDS encoding peptide deformylase gives rise to the protein MAIRPILRFPDPRLRAVAEPVERFDGELRQLAADLLETMRAAPGVGITAPHIGVPLRLVVLELTPGDVRTYANPQLLWASPETSRANEGSVSMPGVTEEVERPAKIRLTWSDLDGTAHEEEAEGFLATCHQHEIDQLDGIFWLQRLSRLKRERVVARYGKLQRG
- a CDS encoding tetratricopeptide repeat protein, which translates into the protein MEKRKRPLLLGLAALVLALGTAHLVTNALKGPRTAATGEAVQSPITPREDATPPAKDQSSALPPASTAAQPAALAAATPPAAEVTGSTTQPAAPEAKAQVSAEPVQAATNVGDLPPTLGTAGMRKAALDGDARAVYELASRAADGPAASRDPKLALRLFERAAVAGLAPAQFRLGNMFEKGIGTARDLSLARVWYTRAAERGNAKAMHNLAVLHAEGVSGKPDYATATEWFRRAAEFGVRDSQYNLAVLLGRGLGAPTDLAQSYLWFAVAAGQGDEDAGRKRDEVGQRLSPSDLAAAKAEAAAWRPRTAASGANDVTPPAKGWDEAPTAAVKPAKPARS
- a CDS encoding FAD-dependent oxidoreductase; amino-acid sequence: MNLTNFRFETDSDGIATATWDMPGRSMNVITPELMAEIDQIIDTVASTEAIKGCVITSGKEAFSGGADLTMLQGLRDLYIRLTKEKGEPVAMQSFFDESRKLSLLYRKLETCGKPFAAAIHGVCLGGAFELALACQYRVVSDDASTRVGLPEIKVGLFPGAGGTQRVARLMQTGDALQMMFKGEQVKALPARNTGLVHAVVPRDQLVANAKEWLKANPTATAPWDQKGFKLPSNKVHSPAGMQIWPPANAIYRRETNDNYPAARAILSAVYEGLQLPIDLGLKVESRYFAKILRTKEAASMIRSLFVSMQELNKGARRPADLPPSKLKKVGVVGAGFMGAGIAYVTAQAGLEVVLVDRDQEAADKGKAYSHKLVSDQIMKGRAKTADRDAVLGRITATADYTALKGCDLVVEAVFEDPKVKAEVIAKVEAAVGPKTIFGSNTSTLPITGLATTSQRPQNFIGIHFFSPVEKMLLVEVIMARKTGKKALAMALDFVRAIKKTPIVVNDTRGFYANRCVGNYLREGHLMLMEGVPPAMIEAAGKQAGMPVGPLSLNDEVAVDLAFKVLKATKAQLGEGAVDPAQEKLLSDMVEKHGRLGRKNRKGFYDYPEAGPKRLWPGLADLVGKRLAPEQVDMQELQHRLLVTQALEAARTYEEGVVTDPREADVGSIIGFGFAPYSGGTLSFIDNMGAAAFVKLCESLAKKHGERFRPNRQLKRMAKTGESYYGAAAAKAAARAA
- a CDS encoding acyl-CoA dehydrogenase C-terminal domain-containing protein; the encoded protein is MPVYKAPVEDTLFLLNDVFAIERYNNLPGFADATPDVIEAVLGEGAKLCEEVLQPLNLSGDKEGCTRHADGRVSTPKGFKAAHEAYAQGGWIGLAMDPDYGGQGLPYTLGAVMNEFSSSANMAFAMYPGLTMGAIAALNVHGSDEQKRTYLPKMIEGVWSGTMNLTEPHCGTDLGLIKTKAVPNGDGSYSITGTKIFISAGEQDITENIIHLVLARIEGAPAGVKGISLFVVPRNAIGADGSVGENNHVSCGSIEHKMGIHGNATCVMNYDGAKGWLIGTENKGLNAMFVMMNEARLGVAIQGLAQSEVAYQNAVAYAKDRIQGRSLTGAKNPDKAADPIIVHPDVRRTLMSIKAFNEAARAFVLWNALKSDIAHRSGDEAERQAADDQLGLMTPVLKGVLTDVGFDNAVKAQQMFGGHGYIAEWGMEQFVRDARIAMIYEGANGVQAMDLVGRKLGRDGGRAIMAFFNEVGGFLKDNGEDEALKPLLAPLAASLGHLQQATMWFMNNALAKPDNAGAGATDYMHLLGLVSLGYMWAKMAKVAQDKLKAGANGATERMNTKLVTARFFMERSLPETAAHLARITSGADSTMALSAEQF
- a CDS encoding MerR family transcriptional regulator, which translates into the protein MSRHSSALAATVLADGRTAPTAIDTDQSGGFTISDLARDFGVTLRTLRFYESRGLIAPARSGMTRIYSSRDRARLALILKGKQLGFTLVEIRAMLANEDKKGGETSAASVGGLQLSREQVLEQLELLRTQRAEIDDAIAELEASAARFAKA